The stretch of DNA TTCCGTGCTGTGGTGCACAGCATGGAGCTGGAACGTGTGCGCTACATCATGGCCAGCTACCTGAGATGTCGTCTGCAGAAAATCGAGACCTTCACCCAGCACATACTCAACCAGGAGGATGTTCGCGAGCCGGACGACAAGCGCCTGTCGCCGGAGGAGACGAAATTTGCCAGGGAATACTCCAGCCATGTGGATGAATACTTCCACAAGGTGGCCACCCAATACATGCCCAACCAGCAGCGCGGAGAGCTGGAGCAAAGAATCGTTGCACCCAACCTGATGAGTCATGTGTTCCTCAAGGCAAATGTGGCAGGTGAATAATTTAAAGCACCCGCAAAAGGAATGTAATGCATAATCTTCTTAACTTTTTAGTGCCTGCTGTCATTGTCGGCGTTGACGATGAGGAGGTCGACATGGCGCCCGGCTCCCAGCATATTATTCCATATCAACTAGTGGCTGACTTGATACAAAACAACCAGGCGCAGCTCATTTAACAGATAAGAATagtgaataaaataaattaaaaaacataatttttcgTACAATTCATACATTACACCATTAATTttcaacatatgtacatttattaattttactAAATGCAATAGGCTGTTGCCATTCAAACTGCGGCGTGGGCGTAGCCAGTGCTGGCAAACGTTTCAGCTATTAACAGCAGCGCATGGAATTGTCCACTGGAAAATGGTGGTGTTTTTGCCTACTAAATACACATACCACGCAGCCAATTAGCTTCATTTGTCAATGTGGCGGGCTTTTGCGCGACTACCTAGAGCATTAGAGTGTGGGCCAGAAGtggtgcaacaacaactaacgcTGACGCAGCATTTGCCACCACATTCCAACGTGAGAAATTTCTGCAGAACGTATTACCGTAACAAATACAACCTCCAACCCATCATCATGACCAGCAGTGCGAAGCCAAAGGTTGTGTTTGTTCTCGGAGGCCCCGGTGCTGGCAAGGGCACACAATGCTCCAAAATCGTGGACCGTTTCCTCTTCACGCACCTTTCCGCGGGCGACTTACTGCGGGAGGAGCGTTCGCGTGAGGGCTCAGAGTTCGGAACGCTAATCGAGGATTACATACGTAATGGGAAAATCGTGCCCGTTGACGTCACGTGTTCGCTTCTGGAAAACGCCATGAAAAACTCGGGTAAATCGCTATTCCTCATCGATGGCTTCCCCCGCAACCAGGACAATCTGGATGGCTGGAATCGTCAAATGTCAGAGAAGGTAGACATGCAATTTGTGCTCTTCTTCGACTGCGACGAGGAGGTGTGTGTAAAGCGCTGTTTGAACCGAGGCCAGGATGGCTCTGGACGCTCTGACGATAATCTGGAAAGTCTGAAGAAGCGCATACAGACTTACAACAACGATTCGTTGCCCATTATCAAGCACTTTGAGGGCGCTGGCCAGGTGAAGAAGATCGATGCTAGTCCAGATGCAGATAAGGTCTTCAGTGAGGTCGAACGCACGTTCCTCTCCAGCGGTTTCTAGATGCGAAACGCAGACCTCCTCCAACTGAAATTGTATCTCTTCAGCTGAttctttaattgtattttgagTGTGTGTAGCCTTATCTTTATTGTAGCAATGCTAACTATTCCCCTATCCCCCCCTGTCAAATATATAAGCTTGTTATGGTAATTTAAAAACGAACGCTGCGTGTCGAAGGCGCAGCCGGGAGGGTCAATTTAGTAACAATTTGCACTTAGGAAAGACACGAAGCGAGACGAAACCGGGTGGGGAAACTCTTATATAAAAATACGCGTGGAAacggcaggcagacagaagaTTCTCTCGGACTTAGTCCTTTCGTAGTTTGTCGAGTCGCGCCTGGAGGTCAGCATCCGCATCGGACATTGGGGAggtgccaccgctgccaccggCTGCACCACTGCCAGAATTCccagtgccgccgccgccggcaccaccaccgcctcccACACCACCGGcagacacagcagccagcGTCTTCTGTGCGCTAGCACCGCCGGCGATGGACAGCGAACCGGAGGCATTGGGCAAGTCGCCCAATTGTTCGCCCAACTGCAGGCCCAATTCGTCAAGCACTTGTGAAACGACAGCATCGgtctcctcctcatcgccCTCGTCCTCCATGGCATCGTCGATGGCGTCGTTTATCATCTCCTCCTTCATGTCCATCATTTCCGATTGCTTCTCAAAGTCTTGCAGGATCTTTTGTATTTGCGGGAGATTCAGCTGGCGGTTCATGTTTTGCATGGCCTTTGTGACACCTGTAAAAGGGAAATTTCCAAGATTAGAGAAGGTGCAtcagcccacacacacccaaccccACACCTTTCATAGCCTGAGCCATTGTGTTCTGTGACTTAAGCGTCTGTATCTTGAGGGAAACGGCTTGAATGTTTGCCTTCATGAGCATGAATTTCTTTGCATAGCGACGGGTGCGCACCAAATCCTTGGCCATGATCTTCACCGCATCCATTTGGCCCTCCTTGGCCATTTTCTTGATGTCCGCAATGATTTTCTTCTCCTGTTGTTCCATTTTCATGCGCTCGCGATCCAGGTCCCGCATTGCCTTGTTCAGGGCGCGCTGGTTCTTGCGAAGCATCTCATCAGGGCTGATCTTTTTGCCAAAGAGCCAATCCATTTCGTCTGTATGTCTCAACTGCAAACTCTAATTACGACTGATACAAAGAGGCAAATGACGGAATTGAAAGATTACTCATCATGAAACACAATAAACAAAGACGCAGCCCTGCGAATGCAGTTATGTAGAAGCAGCACACGGCGCCGTGTGATTGCGTTTCGTTGTGAATGGCTACTACTTCAGTTTACCCAAACATGAAAGAATTCGACGATTTCAACTTTAGTGTACACAAATGTAAGTTAATTTAACTAATTTGTTACTTATACAGAATCTAAAAGTTTATTCCTAATGCAGACACCAAAGAGCTGACCCGTGAATGTGTGGGCGGCAGCGATTTGCAGCAGCGAAAAAAGGAAATCGAGGCCTACAATGAAACGACGGCAGCGACTCTCAAGcaaacatgcaaaaataacTACATGGAGTTTATCCAGACGGCCAAAGAGATATCGCGTGAGTTTTATAAAAGTAAACGCCCCATAAATGTTGTCATTATTATTCTATATTAGATCTCGAGTCAGAAATGTATCAGCTGTCACATATTCTCATTGAGCAACGCAACATTTTGGCCACCATGACCGATGGCAAGACCGCCTCCCGCCTGAAGGCAGACAGCGTGGAGGCTGAGAGTAGCACCGCTGCCGATGATGTGCAAAACAGCCATGCCACACGTGCGGTTAAGGAAATGGTTCAAGGATTCAATGGCAATCTGGAGGGCAAGACATTTCTTAATGAGGGCGCCCTCATCGAATTGGATGCAAACGATTACAGGCCCATACAGCGggtgttcttttttctgttcaACGATGTGCTCATTGTGTGCAAAGTGAAGCATGACAAGTAGAAGTTTTATTTAGTTAAAAACAAGCACAGAAATTAACCCAGGCTCTCCCTTGCAGACGTTTGGACTTTCTCAAGGAATACGATCCCAAGAAAATAGCCGTGATCAATATCAAGGATTTGATGGCGttaaaaatgccattaataTCATCACACCAGATGGCTCAAAGATATATCAAAGCATCACAGCAGCCGGCAAGTCCGAATGGATTGAAAAACTCGAGGAGGCCTTTCGTTTCgatcagcaaaaaaaaacgaaaaaaggaCAGGCACCGCAGCCACCTACGCGAGCCAAGCAGCAGTCGTCCAAGTCATCCACACCGGAGAAGATTATCAGCACTCCCTCAGTCCAGTCGCCCCCAGAGCCCAAGTCGCTGGAGAATGAGACACCCGAGTGGCTAAGCACGGCCAGCGAGGAGATTCAAACATTGGTGGCTCAGCGACACTTTGAGGATGCCCAAGACCTGATCAAGCGCACACAGGAGTACGTAAAGGGCGAGAACCCCAAGAAACTGTCCCAGGCGGAGAGCATTGAGAGCAAGgtgaagcagcaggagctcaaGCTGATCAATGTGCTGCTCAAGGAGCTCTCGAATAGCCATAATCgcaatttgcaaattgccTTGAGGGCCGCCCAGCGGCCGCTAAAGATACTCGTGGAGATGGGCCGCTATCGGCAGGCGAGTGCCACCCTGCTGAAGGTGTGCGCCGTCAGTCTGCGGGTGTCGCAGCGCGAGGCGCGTAGGAATAATGCAGATATATCGGAGCTATTCTTTTGTGATCTGACGCAGGTGGCGTGTGATTATCTCACGGCATTTGAGCAACAGCCAGCGTGCGTGAGTGGTAAGTGGGAAAAGCTCTGCCTCAAAATACGTACCTTAATTTACTCTTTCACTTGATCTCGCAGCTCTTGTCGTTTGGTGCAATGCCGAGCTGCAATACTTTGCCAGCCAGCTCATCAAACATTATCTGACCAAAGGCACCTCACTGGAGACAGTCGCTAAATGTGTGGAGCGTGTGCGTAAGCCCTCTACGAAGCTAACCGAGATTGGCCTGGACATAAGCTACCATATGGAAGGTCTCCTGCGCACCACTCTGGAATCACTGATCGAAGATTCCAAGGAGCGTCTGTTGGACTCTGTGGGGCGCTCTGAGGAAAGCTGGCAGCCCTACAATCTTCAAACGAAATCACATCTGAAGCGTTTGCTGCTCGAGCTGGATGTGCTGGGCATCGATGTGCGCGCCCAGGCAACGGGCGACACTTGGATGAACCTGACACAGTCCACGGTGGTGTTTATACGACACTTTTTGCAGCTAACCGAACACTGCGGCGGCCTGGCCAAGTGTGAGACGCTGCTGCAGAAGCTTGAACTGTTGCTAAAAGAGCTATTCATGGCCCATCACTCACAGAAGCCGCCCAGCGATATGGCTGTGGATGTAAGTTGGGCGTTTATATTAATTTGTAGCTGCTGCACTTAttaatttccctttttgtttcaGCCCAACTTTGTGATGAAGAATAAAATCTTTCTGGTGGACAATCTGCTGCCCATAGCCATTGACAAGTTTCGTCAGATTTCGGGTCGCCAGTGCGAAATCCTAAGGGagctgcacacaaaaatgtcgCGACAGCACGGTGCACCATTACCCCGCCAGCGCAGCGTGTACACCACAGATGTCTTTTAAAAGATGTGGGGaactcttttgtttgctttacttttttgaTTACATATAaggtttttttattttttgtcgttttgcttcaattatttataatataattatatacatatataaccacaataatattttgtaaaattaaaaatctaAGCATGTGCTGCACTCTAAACTGGGGGCGCGAGGTGCGTGCCCACTCTctatatatactcgtatgtattatatatatatatagattttgttttgtatatatattgtataaatCGATTCTTCACACTTTCTAAACACTAAACAATTTagatgtttgtttgctttttcttctaATTTATATTTCGGTAGTGGCTCAATTTAGGATTGATTTTACAGTTTGGTTCTGAGGGGGGAATAATAAAAAACAGGcgcttcacacacacaaattaatgtTCCCTTTTAACCCTTATAAGAGTAACCGCCCCACAATGAGTAAATGTGTCTGTTTCAAAAtctagtttttttgtttttaaaatgtATAATGTAAAAATTCTTAACTAAAATCCTTACTAGttatattcatttatatttatatatactttgtttttgcgcaaatgggtgttcgtgtgtgtgtgtggtggtgggtggggtggggtttggggtgggttggcaaattaaaaactgcagtaattttgttttacattttattgttttatatttttactgTCCTGTGGGCTCTGATTCTCAGCtaaattacaaaaaacaaTCACATTTAAAAACCAACGAAAACACTAAAAGCACTTCACCAAATTTCTGCCAGAATCCTTTCTGCTTTTGTCAGCCCCTGTGGTTTaattcaatataatctcaacgcttcctgctcctgcactgGCAAATGACTAATCCATGCAAACAATCAACCGCTCATTAGGGTTTCGGTTGTCTTGTCTTGGGGGTTAGGTAACGCCGACTTCTGTTCAGTTTTCTAATTTAGTTATTacttgcattttcttttttatagttttcatTTATGTTGCtcatcaattaattttctcttgttttctttgttgttgttttacttGCAATTTGTGTGGGTTGCTGTTTTTTATTGGACTTAGTAGTAGCTACAAGTACGcttaaatttttagtttttttcgtttttcttttctttatttatatatatatattataatatttcaCGCTTTCTCTTGTTACTTTTCTGCTTCTGCGTTTGCTGCCTTTATTCGTcttcttctgttgttgttgatgttgttgctgctgttgttgcgggGTTGCTGATgcgttcttttcttttcctattTGCATGATTTCgaacattttgtgtttgtttgtggtgtgttgttttttttaatgtaatAAAACTATACGCGCTtattacaaaatgaaaaaaaccgctagatgtgtggtgtgggtgttgtggtggtggtgaagGTGTAGGATCTTCTAATAAATAACCTCATAGACAGTAGCTTTCTTATCGCCCGAGCCCGTAACAATGTATTTGTCGTCAGTTGATATGTCGCAGCTAAGTACGGATGATGTTTCTTTCGACTGtaaaatacataataaaataaattaaaacatgGTTAGGGCTTCTATCCAATCTTAAAACACACCTGGAATATGCTGGCACCGTATGGTGTTCGCCATGCGTTAAGCAGGTTGTCTTTGCCGGTTGAAACGAACCATTTGCCGCAGGCGGCAAATCGTAGTGACAGTACACAACTCTCGTGGAGATGCAGTTGATACTTGTCCGGTTTCGATGCATGCAATACTTCCACATGTGAGTTCTCCATGCCCACAGCCAACCAATCACCTGTACAATCAAAAACATAACATTGTTAAGCATAGCCAAGACAAGGGATTTTTAAAAAAATCACCTGTGGGACAGTAGCCAAGCGAGAATATTTGAGAACTGAAAtcgtgctgctgcagttggcgTCCCTCGCGCAGGTCCCACGAGCGAACTGTATTGTCGAGACCGCCTGTCCATAGTCGCGAACCATCCGGACTGATGTCAATGCACGAGGCACCATCGGTGTGTCCCTGGAACTGGCGAACCAATATCTCGTTGTGCAGATCCCATACGGCAATGTTGCCATCGCTGCAGCACGAGAAGCACACCTTCGAATCGGGGCTGATGGCTAGCGCATAGCAGGCGGGCGCCGCTGAGGTTAGTTCGGCCTTAATGCGGGGCGTTGGGCTGGCTAGATCCCAAATCGACAGATTCGATGCCTCGCCGCCGACAATCAGCGTCCGACCATCGGGCAGTAGCTTCACCGAGCGTATATAATTGTCTCGTTGCAGGCAATCCAACTGACTTACGGGGTTCTTGTTGCCCGGCTGTGAGATGTCCCAGACCTTGACGCACCCCTTGCCGCCCGTATAGACGTATTTTGTCGGATTTGAAATTGTCACGGCGCAGACGACTTCGCCATGCGATAACGTGTTGATCTGACGGGCGTGCCGAGGTATACCAACACCTACCAGCGCATCCGGCGGGAATGGTACCGGCTGTAGGCTACCCTCACCGTTCATATGAAAAGAGTATGCACTGTGGGAAGATGTAAAATAGTCGGTTAAAAATTGGCCAGAATTGTACAGAAATTACAATCTCTTAAAGTTGAGAGCTTTAATTTGAATCGTTAATAGAAAGCCTCActaaaaacaattgaatttcaatatgaatcttcaaaattgtaggtttgggaggttttcgcccttttgcgggggcggggctaattttttaaatacactggtttcagtgtgagcatacagcagtcttgagccaaaattttgtggctttagctcttataatctctgagaactagccgacaaacaagacggacagacggacggacggacggacagacatggctcaatcgactcggctactgatgctgatcaagaatatatatgctttatggggtcggaaacgtttccttctgtgcgttacatacaaccgttattcgcacaaatacaataaaccctatttactcttcgagtaccgggtataaaaaacctATACATGCAAGCAGATCTAGAATATGCTAGACCCAGGCAGAAAAAATTGTGTGCAAATAAATCGTATGGCGTTATTCATCTTGGTATTATTGTCTTTGGTTTGAGACATTTGATAGTGTTTTGACTATTTTTTTGATTCGTTGATTCTATGTTTTATAACCAATCTTATAAAAGGAATACAATTAGTTTAAAGATTAACATCTTAGGGAGGAATAATATACTTCTTTAACTGGGATTTCCTGGTGGAAGCAACATCATCCTTTCAATGGAATTATAATATAAGTAAAGATCCGCttgatataaatataaacaactGTTTACGGTACAGGTACTGACTATCTcaagaaaatgtttctaaaaTTCAGAGATTCATTTGGTTCTTTTACCACAATAAACCACTAAGAGTCTAGTGCTCTGCACATCCCAATAAAGAAAAGTTTGTCATTTCAAAGATTAGCTAAATTCCCAGGTAGGTTTCGCAACTTACGGCTTTCCACCCGTCAGGGCTGAGGGATGTGGAATGCCATTTGTTCGCACATGCGAATGCGGATCGTACGGCATTGGTGGCGGTCGTCCATAGGCTGGATCCGATGGTGGACGCTGGTAGGGATCTGCTGGTCTCTGATAGGGTGCCCCCGGATATCCGGCTGGCGGTGGTCCCTGCGGCATCATTTGTTTAGGATTAACACCACCCGGTGCTGGTGCGGCAGCGTTTGGTGTCGGTGTTCGTGCCTTGGCGCCCGGTGTGCCCGGCTTTTCCAtctaaaattataaaacaaatgttttattttagttttccttATAAATTGTTAGGTAGCTAAGATCTCACATCTTTTGTCTTGAGGCTGGGTGTGGAACGTGATGAGCTGGAGCCAGAACGTGAGGGCGGGCGTTCCTGTTTGATGCCACTACTACTGGGCTTCTCCAGACGTTCGCCATTCAGGCTTTCTCGATCGCGTACCTCCACATGTTCGCCATTGGGACGTGGAGAGTGGGATTCCTGCAAGGCATACACAAAAAGAGGAACATTAATCAAGGGAAAATGCTCTGTGAGCGGGAGGTGTTTTTCTTTGtaggtgtttttttttttttgggtgtttgggATTTATGGTTGCATTGAATCTGGGGCCGACACTCAACTcaccatttcatttgcaacaTCTACGACTAAATCTTGATCGCTTTTCTCGCCTTCATCGTCCTGGaaataattttgaaaaaatacaaaaacaatataaataaaaagttcatacaaaataacaacaatcctccaaccacaaaaagaacaacaataacagcagccagcaatcaaatatacacatatatattgGTAgattaataaaacaaaaatcattattttctttccttccttttttctagttattgtttttctttttcttgctgcGCGTGTCttataaattatgaatatttttatttatgttagaacagcaacaacaacgattaTAATAACAACTACGAAATGATAGTATAGACTACAggttttatatatatattttcttttgattcTGGGTTTGTTCGGTGAGTtgagagacagcagcaggcagcagctcagcAGCTGAGTTTATATGACATTTAATTCGTTTATATTTTACGAATGAGAATGGTTCGTTAttatacctacatatgtatgtatggtataTTGACGATTTTAAATCTAATTCCCGATACTCACTTGCAGTTGTTGCTTCTCATCTTTCCGACGCTTAGAGTCATTCTCGATGTCCAACGGCGAGCGTGTGCGATATTTTTCACGATCCGCTGGCGAAACTGAATTGCGctgcaaccaaaaatattcgaaagtcaatatacaaaaaaaaatatgtatggcATGGCAAAAACGTTTACCAAACGCTCTTCGGCGCCTGCTGGTCCCTCCAACCCTGTGGGCTTTATGTCCGGTCTATGATGATCTGGCGGCGCTTTGGGCAAACCCTGTGGTCCATGCGGCAGTCCCATGGTGGCACCCAATGCGCCAAACGGATTCAAAGCTCCCATCGGCTGTGGCGGTCCGCCTGGCACCTGCTGTGCgtgtatttgctgctgcaaatttaGATCGAAAGGAAGCAAGAGTTTTAATTATAACCGCCTCTAGGTTTAGTAATTTTTATCGTGCAACAGTAAAGCTTGGGTGGGTAGAAGAAGAACAGcaactaaaacaacaacaatttgaaggCATTTTTGTAAGCATTATTTTAGTGAAGTGAACaacagaaggaaaaaaaaaaacaaataaaatatgaagagTCGCAGAAACAGGGGCGGCGTCGATGGCAGTAGCATTTCGCTTGTAgctagctgtgtgtgtggtaagtggcaagtggcagtgtCGTATGCGGttggcagacaaacaaacagaaaaaacattaACAACAGAAAGTTAAATTAAACTCTTGGCAggcagaaaacgaaaaaaaaacttactAAAAGTTGTTGTATtccatgttgctgctgatgctatGCAACGCGGCGGTTTTTGGAtggtttttaattgttgtagttttttggGTTGTTGGGTCAAATCATAtgattcaataaaaatcaagaggaaggaagaaaaaaacaaaatcaagtaGAGAGCGCCAAAGAAGAATTGAACAATCCCTGCTGCTAGCTACATGACCACTAATTCCGCTATCCCCCTAAGATTAGCTGTAGCCCATTAAATATGTTTctcttttgtgctgctgcttctaatGTCGGGTGGACTAATACTTACCCCAATGATCAAGTTGAGCTCCTGCATGGTGACTTGCTTCGCACGCTCCACCGCCTGCAGCACTTGTTGCTGATGATCAGCCTGTAGGAATGGAAGTAACTGATTGATCAGTGTATTGAGGCGCTTGGCTATCTCCGTTTGCTTGTGCATCTCCACATTAAGGCCATAGGACATCTCATAATACTATAATTTAAGGGGTATAGGTGAAAAGCGAAGCGCATTTTTATTAGCTAAACGATGGCTGTTGTATGTGTGAGAAGTGGGACTCTTACCATAACATAATGGCGCTGCATCTCCGTCTTCTCGTTCGCCAGCTTCTCGCACTCCAATTTTATGCTGGAATTCGCAGGAAAAATAATCAACGTGTAAATTAGTTTAGGCGACGGAAGCGAAGTCCGCTTGAtaggccctggccctgccaaAGGAAGCAATGGAAAGGCAACCAGCAAGCGGACGTCATCGGTGGTTCGGTGGtgtggtggcagcggcggcgcaGGTTAATCCTATGACGGCAGCGCATATGGCGCGCCAAAACCGGTTTACTTGGCTTTTTTGCAAAAAacgcagacgcagcagcatccacaggcCGCGCACCAACACAGAGACAGGCGCAGCAGGAATATACAAGTGTGCCAAGCAGTCGTATACAGTGGAGGCTCCAAGAGAGTTGAGGACTATCCACTGTACTGGACGGGCACACACGCAAGTCAGCAGCACCAGCTATGGTTGGATCCACACACGCACGCTGTATCCTAATTCCCAAGAAGAGAGATATCCCAAGGATACTAATACTTGCCTATGGTATTGTGCCTGCAAAAAATTGAACTCCTCCTTGATGCGTTCCAGTGTATCGGCGATGGTAAATTTGATAGGGCCCTGAGGTGGTGGTCCCTGAGGTGTGCCAAGTAAGAGGGGGGCATAAACAGTAAGATACATAGAAAGAGTGTGAGTAAAGGAAGAAACAGAATTAGCAAAGCGGTGTAGGGTGGGGGTGggtggagagcgagagagtggagtggacaaCATgtggctcggctcggctctcgTCTGCACTGGCGGGCTGTGTGTGAGGATTGGAGGTACTTACCCCGGCCGCGGGGTGACGCACCGGTTGGGGATACATATTGTTATTTATGCTTGTGGGGCAGCAATGATTGTGTGCCGGCTAAAACACTTCCAATAATGTAAAGATGAATAATTCCTGGTTTCGACAGCGACAGCTTTGGATGTGCTATGGGAGCCAGCGCAAGCAGTTCTTGTTTTCCGGATGACAGCGAAATGGGGGAGGCGGAGGAGCGGGATGAGTAGTCCTCGTAGTCTTCGCCCTCGTCCCGGCACAGCGTTTCCTACCGTCCTTGCCGTTAGCGGCGAGGCGAGCCCGAACAAAAACgtgcggcaggcaggcagcgtagcaaatttttttttgcaagcgTTTTTATTGCTCTTGTTacgttatttttttttttttatatattctaaatctcttttattttattttattattaattttttgttctgcTCCCAGCAGATACGATTCCGAACTACCCGGAAACTTAATGGAACTTCGTCGATTCCATGCTATGCTTCATTTTTTTGATATCCTGGGAATGGaattgtacaatttttttagttattttttttatatttgcacCATTTTTTTCGATACGTTCGCACatacgcacgcacacatataTAATCACATACATACGGGGCTCACACTCTCACGTAGCAATGGCCGAGCCAGCGAGACACTCGCACACCAATAAACAGCGAGAGACGACTTTTATGACGGGGGTACGAGTGTGAGTGTTTACCGCCGAAAAATCAAGCGCACAGTTGCATGTGGCCTGGGCAAAACTCAAATTGTTACGCAAAATCACAGTTCGACTTTGGCGGGGATTTGCGGGGATATGCCAATCTACTATGTTGGGCAATTTGATTATTATCCACCGGaattgtttcactttttgtaTTAAAACAGCAGCTCCGCACAAACAATATATGAACGAATACAGACAGACTGTAATTAAACAGGGTTGCCATGCTGGCCAAATCACAGAATGGGCATATTTGTACTTTAACCGTTAGCTTTTAATTGATTGGGAAATTAGTGGTTTGGATTGCCATTGTTGGCAGGTGCTAGGATGAACAATTTCCAATcgta from Drosophila subobscura isolate 14011-0131.10 chromosome O, UCBerk_Dsub_1.0, whole genome shotgun sequence encodes:
- the LOC117898745 gene encoding DNA replication complex GINS protein SLD5 produces the protein MSDDEHIVDLQENNDLSTKAALGKDEEEDDDDMEQITAQKVLEILETAWINEMCAPEILPDQTDMLELMVSQVSHMEEQMKDLDKNDFRAVVHSMELERVRYIMASYLRCRLQKIETFTQHILNQEDVREPDDKRLSPEETKFAREYSSHVDEYFHKVATQYMPNQQRGELEQRIVAPNLMSHVFLKANVAVPAVIVGVDDEEVDMAPGSQHIIPYQLVADLIQNNQAQLI
- the LOC117898752 gene encoding UMP-CMP kinase, giving the protein MWRAFARLPRALECGPEVVQQQLTLTQHLPPHSNVRNFCRTYYRNKYNLQPIIMTSSAKPKVVFVLGGPGAGKGTQCSKIVDRFLFTHLSAGDLLREERSREGSEFGTLIEDYIRNGKIVPVDVTCSLLENAMKNSGKSLFLIDGFPRNQDNLDGWNRQMSEKVDMQFVLFFDCDEEVCVKRCLNRGQDGSGRSDDNLESLKKRIQTYNNDSLPIIKHFEGAGQVKKIDASPDADKVFSEVERTFLSSGF
- the LOC117898751 gene encoding charged multivesicular body protein 2a, yielding MDWLFGKKISPDEMLRKNQRALNKAMRDLDRERMKMEQQEKKIIADIKKMAKEGQMDAVKIMAKDLVRTRRYAKKFMLMKANIQAVSLKIQTLKSQNTMAQAMKGVTKAMQNMNRQLNLPQIQKILQDFEKQSEMMDMKEEMINDAIDDAMEDEGDEEETDAVVSQVLDELGLQLGEQLGDLPNASGSLSIAGGASAQKTLAAVSAGGVGGGGGAGGGGTGNSGSGAAGGSGGTSPMSDADADLQARLDKLRKD
- the LOC117898750 gene encoding LOW QUALITY PROTEIN: exocyst complex component 8 (The sequence of the model RefSeq protein was modified relative to this genomic sequence to represent the inferred CDS: inserted 1 base in 1 codon) — translated: MATTSVYPNMKEFDDFNFSVHKYTKELTRECVGGSDLQQRKKEIEAYNETTAATLKQTCKNNYMEFIQTAKEISHLESEMYQLSHILIEQRNILATMTDGKTASRLKADSVEAESSTAADDVQNSHATRAVKEMVQGFNGNLEGKTFLNEGALIELDANDYRPIQRVFFFLFNDVLIVCKVKHDKRLDFLKEYDPKKIAVINIKDXDGVKNAINIITPDGSKIYQSITAAGKSEWIEKLEEAFRFDQQKKTKKGQAPQPPTRAKQQSSKSSTPEKIISTPSVQSPPEPKSLENETPEWLSTASEEIQTLVAQRHFEDAQDLIKRTQEYVKGENPKKLSQAESIESKVKQQELKLINVLLKELSNSHNRNLQIALRAAQRPLKILVEMGRYRQASATLLKVCAVSLRVSQREARRNNADISELFFCDLTQVACDYLTAFEQQPACVSALVVWCNAELQYFASQLIKHYLTKGTSLETVAKCVERVRKPSTKLTEIGLDISYHMEGLLRTTLESLIEDSKERLLDSVGRSEESWQPYNLQTKSHLKRLLLELDVLGIDVRAQATGDTWMNLTQSTVVFIRHFLQLTEHCGGLAKCETLLQKLELLLKELFMAHHSQKPPSDMAVDPNFVMKNKIFLVDNLLPIAIDKFRQISGRQCEILRELHTKMSRQHGAPLPRQRSVYTTDVF